From Perca flavescens isolate YP-PL-M2 chromosome 19, PFLA_1.0, whole genome shotgun sequence:
TAAAtcttgagacccctcttgaaggatccaaaactatcacatgaacgCAGAATGCACGcgtattttaagaggactgtctgcagggaatgtgtctgaccaatcacggtgggtgtgggccacctgggccaaaaatgccagggccgattgTTTTGTCCCAGTCCGCCCCTGACTGTGTGTACTCATCTGAGAGTAGGagtccgtgtgtgtgttacacTACTGAACATACTGACAAAAAACTGAACATGATTTTATCTCAAAGGGGGAAGCTGTGTGTACTCACCCTTgctaatgttgtaatttcttgcACTATGTTACTTGATGTTAATTTATACAGTTATTGACTCTCtcttttcttactcttatttttaccttgaatttgactgagcaactgcaactgaacaatttccctgaggggatcaataaagtattctgattctgaagaccaatttagggggaaaaaaacaaaacaattgaaCCCATCATTTATTATTTGTAGTGATGATAAAATGTACCTATGATGGAGAAGGCAGACGATCTCTAACAACAGAACCTGGGTGTAGTCTTCTCTTGTTTCTTGTACCTTTTAAAGCGACACAACTTATATATTCAAAACAGGAGACCGGTCTGCTTTCTTTCTAAGTAAATCTTCCTATCCATCTACTTACTGGACACTGACATGCCATGTAAAACTACATCTAACCAGGTGGCCAGAAATGTGACTCTCAATGAATGCTAATATTGCTCcatatctgctggatgtgtaaataggcaacagTTGGCTAAGACATTAGCCattaagcttaaaaaaaaatgatatgtcAAAGGTCTTGCTTACATTGCTGCACTCCAAgtggtaaaaaaacaacaaccatggATGCAGCTTTAAGCTGCACAGACACAGTAGAGTAGTGCACGATTAATAGTTTCGGGCTGAATGCTTCCTTCTTTATCTTCCATGCTTAGTTTGGAATATGTTCTCTAAAAATGCAAAGCACATGGAAACAGGGACGCTCTTTTGTGGGCTGATGCAAAGGTTTTGCAAAACAGAAAAGGTATCTGGGCCAAGATTGAAAcaggtttatttatttcaaaaatcAAATCTCCATAGAACCACTGATTGAAACATGCTAGTCTCAGCATTAATGTCggaattatttttttaccatCATTAATTAGCACCAGCCTAATGTTGATGTAAAATTCAGTTAAAAGTCTGCAATGCAAATACAATGCTATGCTAAGCCTGTAGAGTCCATAGCACAACACAACCATAAACATGTCTGGTATAATTTTGCACAAGTTTGATTTAGGGTGTAAATGGTGGCATGAGGTGGGGTTGGGGCCGAAAGTTGTccttaaataacaaaacaatatattaacacACTAGCAATTCATGTTTTGTAGTAATTCcatattttggttttatttgagaGCAATTCCTGTCTCCTACAAAATATATTCATACTGGGCCTTTGAACAAtgcataataatacaaataaccCTGTAAAACATATTACAATTAAACATATTATTATCAGGACTATTGAACCTACTTTCTAATGTTATATACTTCAGAAGTTTTGATTATTTAAGCAGCTGCTGGTGTTTCAGCGTTCTGAGTGTGTTTGGCTGTGTTTCATCAAAGGGCAGAGGCTTTAAGATTTTGTGTGCGATATTAGCCTGGTGTGACCAGGACTGCTTGAATCACTCATTACTGAACCCTGACCCGTAGTAGCTTTTATACTTTCACAGATCAGGGTTGGTTGCTGAACCATAATGGATCGGCTGATATACTTTAGCAGTACAGTCTTTGTTTCtctgaatgcatttttgtgcatgcaaCTGTAAAACTTCTCTTATAATTGCTGAAAGGTAAAAAATTCCTTGTATTGAGGATGTGGGGGATTACAATCTTTAAGAAATGTTAGTGTATGTACTATAGAAACTTTACTTTGAATACTGAATCAGTTCTGTAAGTCAAAATATTTCTTGCAACTACTAATTGgacagtccttcaaccaatcagaccaaccatccgggtgacgtagcagcgacagcggcatcaacgggttgctgctcTTCGGTGgccatcatgttgaatgtaaacaagaagctgcatgccctcgctgcgctatcgtcatcgtgtaaagcccgcctcaacggttgtgattggtgcctcgatttggaaaaatttgaaatgtgcttgaatgggctcttggccagactgacttgcagagcaaatctcaaatttgccggaagttcgtcagggttttcccaggctaatgATTAACAGCTTTGATAACCAATGGTGCCGTATTCTTCCCTTCATCAAAAACACCCGGGCTGAAGAAGGGGAAGATCCTCCCTGAGAACAAGCACCCAGTGAAGGTGTAGATGGGAGACCTGGCCTCCACGTCAAAGAACGACACGGTCCCCTGCTCATAATCCGTAAACACTCCGACAATCTGCGGCTTCTCTTTGAGGGACAAAAGGACCGAGGGGGAGTCCAAAGCACGATACTCTTCCCCGCTCCTCAGCCGCACCGTCCAGAAGCCGTTCTCCGGCTTGGAGGTGATCATCCCCTTCCTGTTTACAGACTCTTTGACCACGCCCAGGTCCCAGAAGGTCTTTGAACCCACTGCAACCTGCAAGAGAATATGAAACATTGAACATGAAAACTACagcatagtgtgtgtatatatatatatatatatatatttccaaaACACTTTTAAGTTGATCCTGAACCCCATTCTACAATGGATCCATCAGCAAACAAGACGCTGACCTGGAAGTAGAACCTCCCGGACAGGAAGCCTCTCTTGCCTAGAACGCAGATGACGGGGTCAAAGCGTTGGGGGTTGTCGGGAACGATGTGCAGCAGATCGCCACGGCCCGCCTCCTTTCCGTCAGCTGACAGGACGATGTTTGGATGTGCGGTGTCTGGGTCTAAAACCACGTCAACTGGGCAGATGAGATGGAGagaagttaaataaatacagaattTTCCACAAATACCACCACATCTACGTGCACTTCTATTGCTACTGCTTGTATTGTGCTACTTCTGTACAGATCACTAGTCCAGTTACTGCTCAGCCTTCCTGTAAACAATGGTACAGAGTTTAATCATAAATATTCATCTCGACACCCAGTATGCAATTCCCTCTAATTTACTACAGTTTCTAAACAAATGCGATGCGTGTTGTGGTGGctggaaaatgtttaaattgcaAATCTATTTTTGGTGTTCCATTGATGTGCACATTTCACTGATATAAAGTTAATTTCTGGGTTTGATGAGCAGCCAAATAGAACTGACCTCCAGTCCTGACCTTACATCCCTAAAAGTTAAACTTATTTTGTAGTTTGTAAAATATGATCAACAGGAAtatgtactactactacttaaaTGAAATTATAACAGACTGCTATCCAAATAAAAAAGTAtaaccaaaaataaatacatttgtgaaTTCAAAGCCATTATGTGTCATTTTGTATCTTTCAAATTGTTCTGCTGCCATACGTTTTTGTTTGTAGAACAATGAGAAATTCGTTGTGAAAATTGGTGCAGTCAgtgtgttgctttcagcccaaTTATCTCATTGCTGTCAGGTGTTTTTTTGTGACACAACCACGAGTGGGCAGCAAAATCTAAACATTTCAAATCCTACCATATTATATTAACTATATTCCAATCCaacatgcaaaaaaataaaaaataaaaataaaataaatcacacacTGAAAGCACATAATTATGCTGAGTGAGGTCTTACCTGCATATTTCTGCATCTTCTTCATCTCTGttgaagaaaatgaaaatcagttTGGACAGTTTCAATGACACAGTTTAGATAACAACTTTAGAGAAGGTTAAATTAAGAAGTGTCATAAGTTATGAGGCAAGTttgatgtttagtttttttatgcaGTGTAAAAATGGTAGCACTTATTACACTAATTATTTCACTTTACCTTCCTTCTTCAAACCGTCCAGTTCACTCTTCAGGGTGTCGTCCAGTTTAGATAGCGCTCCCCTCACCGTCCCCACACAGAGTTCAGGGTGGACGCCGATCTCCATCCACTCTTTGGTGGGTGGAGGAGACATGAGAGAGGGCGACCTCTACCAGAGGGAAACAGTAAACATAGAATTTGAATGTTACCGTATGAATGTGATTAGTGCATTGATTTAAAGTATCGACCTGTAGAGTTTGACTCATTCTTAGTCAAACTCCAATACACTTCCAATATTACTGTACTAAAAAAGCCAAAAGGCTCTACTTTCTTCCTTTAACATAACATTCAAAAtttcagtgttttgtttccTTCAGAAATGTCATCTTTGACATGGTGGAAAAaaaccagaaaatgtgtttatatgATGCTAAAACTGGATATCACTTTAGTTACGCATTAACCAACAGCCCTCATAAGTTAAAAGCATTTCTGCAACCTACAAAACTTTTACTGGAATCGAGCTGTATTTAAAGGCCTTGTTTCACTGACGgtgcacatttgttttttttcttttcattcccaTGTTGGACACACTCTGTTCAGCCGTTCTCCATCTCATAGTCACTGCAGACACTGAGTTCAGATTTTAAATTGCTTTAGTTTTCATGGCTTTGATTTGGCTGAGGATGCCCATTGGAATTGTGGGTAACGCCTCATAAATGCAACGTAAAATTAATGTATATACGAATTCTCATGACTCATCCATAAAATAGGAACTTTAATCAGGTATATGGTCATGGTGAGTTGGGCTCTAAGCTAAATCACATTTCCTTTAGCCACGGCTAACACTGTAGTAGGCCTACTTTCTCAGTTATTTTGTCTGTTGAAAATACGAGCCCATTAGATTGTGTTGtcgttttgttattttttaatgtgGCCGCTACTCGCTTAGAATCGAATCCTCATCTAGAGCGCCATGGGCCCGGAGAAATAGGCTGCATTACCATGTTCGGCCACATCGAGGTGTCAATGGGCAGGTGGCGCTCTATCCCAATGACTCACAGATCTGACACTACTGCTGGAGCCTCATCGTTTACAGTGTTTTcaatctttatttatacagtgcttttctagttttaacaagtagcctactaaaagcacttttacatattacaggaaccattcacataggtgtgtgtgtgtgtgtgtgtgtgtgtgtgtgtgtgtgtgtgtgtgtgtttttacgcGTTCCGAGGAGAAGCTTACTCCCTTGGTTAAAAGCCCAGTATTCACCACAGTTTAATTTGGTGATTGTGACCTTTAAAACGTGCAGATGGTCCTCAGAGAAGCTCAGCTCCTCCAGCTCAGCGTTTCTACTCTGCAGTTCCGTGATTTCTTGCTGCAGCTGGTCGACGAGCTCCTCTGCCTTCCTCTCCGCTGCTTTCTGCTTCTCCTTGATCTCCGCATTGGCTTCGATTTGTCTCTCCTCTATGAAGCGAATCAGAGACGTAAAGAGACGGtcgctctccttcatctcctcctctgcacTCGTCTGGACGGGGAAGAGAATTGAACATTGCTATGTAAAATGAATGTCAGATttaaagtggacatattatgcttttccgtatttctgtcatatctacaattTTATAATGTTGGATGTTCATGTTAAaagttagcctcgtgagaccgtcctgatctcgtgagctccagttttccacttgcagatcagtctggcatcttgagatagagaaaatttggagccgttagccaaacgaccgggccaatcagcgttggttttgaggcgggtttaggtggtgatagacagatggtttatccaatcagctaaccagtattttcagacagcagtagccctaattctgttacctgctcactaatgcttttttctcttggatccttcttttggaatatggtccgggaacctgaaagggtgccttttattcctaaattctcgttacacaaacggcaaatatcctttaccgacatgttgcttgcttgctgagctagcgagctatgctttgcctgcagcagcaggggcgggattgtggttgtattttcatacgctttgttgatctgattggttgatttggcccgtctatcaccaacataggtgatagacagatggtttatccaatcagctaaccagtattttcgccccttcccaaaagttctccaatggaaagttcccagatggatatgccgagcaaatgcgaagcaatccatctggcggagtcaggttagttgAAAGTGGCCAAAACGTCAAATAATGAACGTATTTTAGAGAAATCCCCGTGAGCTAAAACTTTCAGCTTTGCAACTATTCCGAATGCTCtggtttcaacattttttttctacttttggcTAAGTATTACGCAACTCCAAGCcggccttctatgattggtcatctgctccagccaGGCAGGActggactgtttttttttaaagctacagtgttAACATTGTTGCATGTAGCTACATGGCTAACTGgctactgctgaaacatgtccgattgggtagtatttggttcagaagcttttatctgtgattttcgatggtagaaagtgctgttttgttccattacaatctaacgttagcatacaaaaaagtataaaaaagtacaaaatttcaaaatcaaaatctttggccttaaaaagtcttaaattagcTTAAGTATTGTGTggtaggtcttaaataatttttaatttCCCTACCTCTAATGCAATATATAGGTCTTAAGTGTCATTAATagtggtcttaaaaagtctttaaaagaATTTAACTTGGTGAAAACCTGCAGAATCTCTGCGTTAGGACTCACGTTGCTGAGCTTCAGACAGCTTTTGATCTCCTCCACTTTCTCCAGTCGTTCCTGGATCATCTGCTGAAAATCTGCCTCAGTCTTCTTCATTTGGACCTAAACAGGCAGAATGGAAATTAAAATCCTTAGTTGGCAGATTGTAACTTTCTCACTAGCACTACTAGAAAATAAGACTATTAGacatacagtagcctacatgtaCCTGCGAAACATAAACAATATTCAGGATTTCATTGTCAACCACCAAAGATAGAGGTTATAGGCTGACTATTTCAAGATGAAAACTCTTGTCTCTATCTTGGTAACATTATTGTTATGTGGATTATTACCTCtaccaaggaggttatgttttttttttccagaaccCATTAAACCATTATAAACAAATTATGTTTCACTTCCGTTTACATTGTGAgacatttgtgctgcattcatgtggtgtcagaATAATATGAAAAATTATTTCCCGACTGAGAAatttcacactgcattaacattatGGCCTTGGTTGGTGAAGGTCTGCGCTCTTCGAATGCCCTTCaagttttggatgttttttaatGTCAATTTAAATCTACAGTGTACCTCAGTTGCACCTCCCTGCAGTTAAATACACATGTCGGCTCATTAGCCCACCCCAAAGAGCCTAATCCTTGAGACAAAATTGCATGCAGCATGTTTGCCTTCGTTTTTATGCAGCGAAGGATCTTTAAGAAAACAACCCCAAAGACTGCTGTAAATATAAAAGTTACAACAGAGAAGTGCATGTATAACAATGGCACTTTGTCATGAACCCCTGTTGACGCAGTGTTTGTTAAACTTTCATTTGGACACTCTATGTAGCCTAATTATATACTGACGATTTGCAATTATACAGTCTTTTGAATGGCTGATCCATATCAAACTGCTTGGACTTGGTATAATGTCTTAGTCCTAGCTGTTTAAAGACATTTGGACAGTAAGAACAACATTTGCAGAGTGAGCATCTGTAATgctttaatgcgttaattaataATAACTATTATCACGCATTCATTTTGATCTTCACAAACCCATATTGCCTACATCCCTAAAGCAGGGTATACTACCTTCCTCTCTCCGCTTTCATCCTCTATCGTAACAGCATGGTGATCTTTGTGCTCGATCTCGGTGCAGAACTGGCACACACATTTCTGTTCGTCCCTGCAGAACATCTCCAGCAGCCTCTCGTGCTTTTTACACATCCTTTCCTGCAGGTTGTTCACCGGCTCGATCAGCTTGTGGATCTTCAAGGTGGCGACTCCCTGGTGAGGCTCCAGGTGGGCTTCACAGTACGAGGTCAGACACACCAGGCAGGACTTCAGGGCCTTCACCTGAAGGGAGGTTGCAGCGCAGACATCACACGCCACCTCACCTGGTTTGGCTGCGCACAGCTGTGAAGCCGACGAACAGACTGTAATATTTCGAAATGTGTCCGCCAGCTCTTTGAAGGCTGTGTTGATGCTTATTTCAGGCAGGGAGGTGAATGTTTTGTTGCAGGTGGGGCACTGGCAGACCTCACTGCCGTCCCACACATTCTGGATGCAGGCCAAGCAGAAGTTGTGTCCACAGGGTGTGGTGACCGGGTCAGTGAACACTTGCTGACAGATGCTGCATAGGAACTGTTTTGCTGGTAACATATGGCCTGGGGAAGCCATTGTCTGCAGAACACTAAAAAAAGAGGTGATCAGTTGCTCAGGATGATCTTTGATAGAGGAAGTATATGGAATGATTTATATCCACagaacaaacacaaaagaaCAGTTAGCCTAGTCGAAAGAGTGCTGAACTTCCATAATGAATTAAACaggttgttaaaaaaacaaagttttaaCTTTAAACTTGTATTTATTATCTAATGCTGTAACTGTGTAAATATGCGTAACTGTGCACGTCTTGAAACTCAGAACTCATACACCCTGCACTGTTTGATGTGCTTGATATATTGGGCCTTGTTTTCTCtgctaaatacacacacaccaccacacccTCACTTCCCATAGAAAACATAATTACACCAGTGTACCAACACGCTATTACCaatgaaaaaaaacttgattaaataaaataatataattaagaTTATGATGATTTCATTGAAGTAATCAATAAGATGAGACAATAAAGGTCTGGATTTGGACTCAGGGAGTTTGACGTTTTGGGAAATAGGCTTATTCGCTTTTTTGCTGAGAGTTAAATGAGC
This genomic window contains:
- the LOC114545367 gene encoding E3 ubiquitin-protein ligase TRIM39 — translated: MASPGHMLPAKQFLCSICQQVFTDPVTTPCGHNFCLACIQNVWDGSEVCQCPTCNKTFTSLPEISINTAFKELADTFRNITVCSSASQLCAAKPGEVACDVCAATSLQVKALKSCLVCLTSYCEAHLEPHQGVATLKIHKLIEPVNNLQERMCKKHERLLEMFCRDEQKCVCQFCTEIEHKDHHAVTIEDESGERKVQMKKTEADFQQMIQERLEKVEEIKSCLKLSNTSAEEEMKESDRLFTSLIRFIEERQIEANAEIKEKQKAAERKAEELVDQLQQEITELQSRNAELEELSFSEDHLHVLKRSPSLMSPPPTKEWMEIGVHPELCVGTVRGALSKLDDTLKSELDGLKKEEMKKMQKYAVDVVLDPDTAHPNIVLSADGKEAGRGDLLHIVPDNPQRFDPVICVLGKRGFLSGRFYFQVAVGSKTFWDLGVVKESVNRKGMITSKPENGFWTVRLRSGEEYRALDSPSVLLSLKEKPQIVGVFTDYEQGTVSFFDVEARSPIYTFTGCLFSGRIFPFFSPGVFDEGKNTAPLVIKAVNH